The DNA sequence AATTTACGATTATTTATGTGTCCTTTCTGTTTATTTAAAATGCTAAGCGTACAGTGATTGAGCTATTTTCACATAAAGGGAAAATGATAAGAAACAAGAGCAGGAGCCAGGAATAGTAATATAACCacttaaaatatttaaagagctctattctaaaattgaaaaaaagatatataaacGAGTCATCTAAAAATGTTAATATCACTGAAATGCATTctgaaaatatatttagaaaCAAAGATGTGGTTAAAGCAATTCTAGTAATTGATTATGATGTACAAGTTTCAAGCAACACTACATGATTTTATTCACTACCTCTTTATTTCAAGCACTTCAGTAATATTAGAGTTAAAACAAAACAAGAAGAGAGTACAAAATAAATACACAGATCATTACCAGTAAAGAAACCCCGGAAATATCAACAGCCTTTAAAGAAATAAGCTCCAAAAGTCTCTCGGGGGTTGAAATTAGAAACTCGGGTTCACAATTCTTCAAACTGTAGATGAGAAACAAGAAATAAATTTAACAAAAATGTGATTGTATTACACTAAAGAATAAGCATGTTAGGTCATTAATCAAGCAGATACATACAAAAAGATAGATACATGAATTCATGCCAAAATGTCCCTGGAAATAATCACAATTTTTGTTACCTAACTAAATATATGCATAGGTAAACTAACAAAATACACCATTCACAAAATTTGTGTATTAACACTAAATTTGCAAGATCGACCCTGACAAACCCGTCTGGAATTGCCTAAAAGAATTGAATGCTCTATAGTCAATATGTACCTACCCTTGGATCTGGTGATCTAAGGAAGCACCAGGATGGATACTCACTGTATGTATCCCGTGAACTTTCAAAGGTTTGCACACTGATCGCACCTGATGAGCGATGATCaggaaagaagagaaaaatagttAATAAAAGAAATAACATCACAAATTATTAAACCAAACATGATTATTTTTCATCACAAAGAAACGACAGTATCTGATACAAAAAAGTTTGCACTGAAACTGGAATAAACTTAGCAACTTTGACCACCCTATGGACTTTCATATAAAGGTGATAAGAACACATTTATGAAACCAAAAGTGTCCCAAACTGCTGAGTGAAAGACAGAACATATAGCACAAACCTTCGTGGCTTTCTCTTGGGATGGAACAAGAAACAAGAGAAAAGGGCTGGCATACGATACACCTTCTTCCTCCTTCTTAGAAATGGTGTCTGCAGCACTGCTAACAATCCAAGCAATTTTCTCTACGGTAGAAGAAGTTCCACTAGTCTCTAGTACATCTTTTCCAGCTAAATAACATCTCCAAAACTCAATTCCCCAAGTACTAGCAAAAAAAGGCTTATCCTCATCAACAATGTCAGTGCCATCATGACGCAATGCACTTTCTATTTCATTCAAGCACATAATGTGATACTTAGAAGGACAACCTGAAGATGCCTTTCCTTGGTGATTATGAACACTACCATTTCTATTAAGTCGAGTCTTTGAATTTGTAGCTTTAACTTCTCCATTTAAATCATTACCagcttccttcttcttcttactAAGAATTGGTTTACAAGAAGCATCTTTATATTCCTTTGAAGAAACCTTCTTACCGGTTATGTGAGAAATATCTTTCTTGCTTCCCTTTCTGTCTCGATCCTTTTTACCATGCTTGTCTTTGGAGGAGGGTTCATCTAAAGTAGGAGGACTGAAACACATTCCCTATAATTTCATGTTAGAAGATATAAAAGAAGTTAGCTTGATGCTTTTTTCCCCTTTGTCATGGAAGAATTGTTTATATAACATTTTTATGCAAATAAATACTACGTATTACGTAATACAGTGTAATTATGTCCTTAATTCAATAACCTTACAATAACATAAACCACACTCACAACAGGGGTAAAAGACGCAAATCATATCAAATAAATCTTAACAATAATGCCTCATATACAGCTCCTTCAGGAATTTCAACAAGCAACCACATTTTATATGTTTTATCACCCACACccgcacacacacacacacacacacacacacacacatatatatatatatcataaaaaaGATATGTAGAAATTTGctcgtaaaaatatataaaaataatagtcagagaaagagaagaagcaAAGAAAATAAAGGACATGAAGTTTGGTAAAAAGTACCTGGCATTGTCTGCGTTTTCCGGACTTGCGGCGCTTCTTAGAGGCGATGATGGCGGCGACGCGTGCGGAAACGGAAGAGGACGAATCCTTGCGATTCAGCTTCTTTCGATTGGCCttgttcttcttcctcctctctATATCTTCTCCTTTCACCATGGCAATCAGAGAAAGAGGTCTTGGAAGTTCGAGAATGAAGTCGGCGGTTTATGTGTTCAGCAGCACTACTCTCTTCTCTAGTCTTTCCTTTAGTTAGATTGTGTAGAACGAACCGATGGTAACGATgtaaattgagatatttgacAGGGGTTTATCAGTCTTTTCACCTTTCTCATACGAGAAAATTGGGCTTATTTTCGTTTGTATTCCAAAGAGTTCAGCCCAAAAAACGTAGCAAACCCACCCTCAAATTTAAAGGCCCAATATAAAGGCCTCTCTATCTCGTGATGAAAAAatggaggaaattacactctatactttttttatatggtccttttttatttttactctcttttttaaaatctatcatttttacctttttttttaaatattatactaattttgcccctgtcacttcaagatacttttcatgtgactctcttatgttagggtattttgagtacaatacatataaaaagaggtatgtttcaaataaatataaaattagaggtaaatttgattaattgattaataaaaagagTATTTCTCAACTTACCctgaaaaaatacaaataatagaCCTGTTTGCTGAGATAATACAAATTATAGACTTGGAGATAGGAATTTTAACACAAACAGCTTATATGacctgttcaaaaaaaaaaaaaaaacttaaatgatcactttttctttatatttttatgaactatgtcttttttttttttaacatcttCACCGAGTTCTTGAAATAATGTAAAACAACCCAATACAAACAtagaacaacataaaa is a window from the Cannabis sativa cultivar Pink pepper isolate KNU-18-1 chromosome 1, ASM2916894v1, whole genome shotgun sequence genome containing:
- the LOC115706671 gene encoding uncharacterized protein LOC115706671 codes for the protein MVKGEDIERRKKNKANRKKLNRKDSSSSVSARVAAIIASKKRRKSGKRRQCQGMCFSPPTLDEPSSKDKHGKKDRDRKGSKKDISHITGKKVSSKEYKDASCKPILSKKKKEAGNDLNGEVKATNSKTRLNRNGSVHNHQGKASSGCPSKYHIMCLNEIESALRHDGTDIVDEDKPFFASTWGIEFWRCYLAGKDVLETSGTSSTVEKIAWIVSSAADTISKKEEEGVSYASPFLLFLVPSQEKATKVRSVCKPLKVHGIHTVSIHPGASLDHQIQGLKNCEPEFLISTPERLLELISLKAVDISGVSLLVIDGLEAHCRNGYVDSIAAITKSLSGNARRLVFNDCVSSSHAAVLQKLITGPVHRLSLNDSHKVHALSSF